A genome region from Spirochaetae bacterium HGW-Spirochaetae-1 includes the following:
- a CDS encoding TetR/AcrR family transcriptional regulator: protein MLYKNINSLDNHPTFWTCIQYSRGMTNMIDSTNEFTKLKEQEREARKRIILDEAERIFAEKSFEEVNVRDLAQRVGISPGSIYRYFPDKEALYVEVALRGFSHALDIFKSEVAQDNVTLEKAAVDYIEKVHKHYEYFRMMHHCIIDEKFKSKESQKKLKSITSEFFKKTDSLFGTEETQESRRLKSHLLFAALNGFVFTFLSSNVDRSSEEAVSHIKTLTGILVRILRET from the coding sequence ATGCTTTACAAAAATATCAACTCGTTGGACAATCATCCAACATTCTGGACATGTATTCAATATTCGCGGGGCATGACAAACATGATCGACAGCACTAATGAATTCACAAAACTCAAGGAACAGGAGCGCGAGGCCAGGAAAAGAATCATACTGGATGAGGCTGAACGTATTTTTGCTGAAAAATCATTTGAGGAGGTTAATGTCCGGGACCTCGCCCAGCGGGTCGGCATATCTCCCGGTTCAATTTACCGTTATTTTCCCGACAAAGAGGCGTTATACGTCGAGGTGGCCCTTCGGGGCTTTTCACATGCCCTGGACATCTTCAAGAGTGAAGTAGCCCAGGATAATGTCACACTGGAGAAAGCGGCTGTTGATTATATCGAGAAAGTCCACAAGCATTACGAATATTTCAGAATGATGCACCATTGTATAATCGATGAAAAATTCAAATCGAAGGAATCCCAGAAAAAACTGAAATCCATTACCAGTGAATTTTTTAAAAAAACCGACTCCCTGTTTGGAACAGAAGAAACACAGGAATCCCGACGGCTGAAGTCCCATCTCCTCTTTGCCGCTCTCAATGGATTTGTTTTCACGTTTCTCTCAAGCAATGTGGACAGAAGCAGCGAGGAGGCGGTTTCACACATAAAAACCCTGACGGGCATCCTTGTGCGAATACTCCGGGAGACCTGA
- a CDS encoding malate dehydrogenase (Catalyzes the reversible oxidation of malate to oxaloacetate) yields the protein MTVDNSISRNIFSNHSVPLCHCRILARRSAEPGNCKTPCREVLVGSGKIFIVGAGHVGATAAAVMAERKLGDIHLYDITRDRAVGNAMDINQSSPFYGTDSLVRGSNDIEDMHDSDVVVVAAGVPRHNGMTRLDLLKKNIDVIDGVGRNIQKFCPHAQVFIVTNPVDVLTWYAGTRWPDLHIFGLGCTLDTIRFQFFLAEALKVSVDSVSSIVIGTHDEHMIPLIEYATVCGLPVQTLLDESAAAEIMRNTIEAGSDIVRKLKERSGFYAAAAAITQVVESIVLNKRHIMPLSIRCNGEYGHRDICLALPVIVGREKNKEIVEVHLSPEIRMKLDNCAQSMAAVLQNIRIA from the coding sequence ATCACGGTTGACAACAGCATTTCTCGTAATATATTCTCGAATCATTCAGTACCCTTGTGCCACTGCCGCATACTTGCGCGGCGTTCAGCTGAACCGGGTAACTGTAAAACCCCCTGTAGAGAGGTGTTGGTGGGATCAGGAAAAATATTTATTGTCGGAGCCGGTCATGTGGGAGCCACAGCGGCGGCAGTCATGGCAGAGAGAAAGCTGGGTGATATTCACCTCTATGATATCACCCGGGACAGGGCCGTCGGCAATGCCATGGACATCAATCAATCGTCACCTTTTTACGGCACCGATTCGCTGGTAAGGGGATCAAACGACATTGAGGATATGCACGATTCCGATGTCGTGGTTGTGGCTGCGGGCGTACCTCGTCACAACGGAATGACACGGCTTGACCTGTTGAAGAAAAATATTGACGTTATCGACGGTGTTGGACGCAATATTCAGAAGTTCTGTCCTCATGCCCAGGTTTTCATCGTCACCAATCCCGTCGATGTTCTCACCTGGTATGCCGGAACCCGGTGGCCCGACCTGCATATATTCGGGCTGGGATGCACGCTTGACACGATTCGTTTTCAGTTTTTTCTCGCCGAAGCGCTGAAGGTTTCGGTCGATTCCGTATCGTCAATTGTTATAGGGACTCATGACGAGCACATGATTCCTCTCATTGAATATGCCACGGTATGCGGTTTGCCCGTTCAAACGCTCCTCGATGAAAGTGCGGCGGCTGAAATAATGCGCAATACCATTGAAGCCGGTTCTGATATTGTTCGTAAATTGAAGGAGAGAAGCGGATTTTACGCGGCTGCTGCTGCTATAACCCAGGTCGTTGAATCAATCGTTCTTAACAAAAGACACATCATGCCGCTGAGTATCCGATGCAACGGGGAATATGGGCACCGTGACATATGCCTGGCCCTTCCGGTCATCGTGGGAAGGGAAAAGAACAAGGAAATTGTGGAGGTTCATCTTTCTCCCGAGATCCGCATGAAGCTGGATAACTGTGCCCAGAGCATGGCAGCGGTTTTGCAGAATATCAGGATTGCATGA
- a CDS encoding RNA-binding protein, which yields MDIFVGNLAPEVTEEDLQDLFELYGEVGTVRIEYDASGESRGVGLVTMADRNEALEAIDALNKTPLQGQRIKVRRSSPGFERGVGVSEKGRGEHDDPSPENDEPHDI from the coding sequence ATGGATATTTTTGTCGGAAACCTGGCCCCCGAAGTAACGGAAGAGGATCTCCAGGATCTTTTTGAGCTCTATGGTGAAGTGGGAACGGTGCGTATTGAATATGATGCATCGGGAGAATCCAGGGGTGTCGGCCTGGTTACCATGGCCGATAGGAATGAAGCCCTTGAGGCTATTGATGCGCTGAACAAGACTCCCCTTCAGGGCCAGAGGATAAAGGTCCGCCGTTCTTCACCGGGATTTGAGAGGGGAGTGGGTGTCTCAGAGAAGGGTCGGGGGGAACATGATGATCCATCGCCGGAGAACGATGAACCCCACGATATATAA
- a CDS encoding citrate synthase (catalyzes the formation of citrate from acetyl-CoA and oxaloacetate) encodes MSEEKILQKIEKLLLIHDSIPPEVVKAKNIKLGLRNMDGTGVNVGITTKGYVVGYEMIADKKDAGKSVKKPLEGKLYYCGYDVEKIIRELEIEKRFGFEEVIFLLLTGLLPSEEYLNLFSQELAKRRRLTKAERSIIMQEVEDHNHMSVLHSAISHLSRCDPNPDSTEFGDVTNQCINLIAKFPTIIANSYNVVKFRDGGDLHIVRPSEDLTTAENILYMIHGDLPDTFDALMLDKILILHAEHGGGNNSTFTVRTVSSSGANTYMALATGIASLSGYFHTGSDESVIDMMKDLKKNVKNKDSEKQLRTYVNALVREHVVNGEGKIPGFDHAVYTLSDPRSVILRELAGEYAQQKEMTGEYQLFFMVEKILTEVLSEELGRPVCSNIDFYSGLLYQMMGIPRELYTPLFAMARLAGWSAHRLEQLREGKIIRPAYMPPKEGDKSYIPLDKRV; translated from the coding sequence ATGTCGGAAGAAAAGATCCTGCAGAAAATAGAAAAACTTCTCCTGATTCATGACAGCATTCCTCCCGAGGTTGTTAAGGCGAAGAATATTAAGCTGGGTCTGCGGAATATGGATGGCACCGGCGTTAATGTGGGCATTACGACCAAAGGCTACGTCGTTGGATATGAGATGATTGCGGATAAAAAGGATGCAGGGAAGTCAGTAAAAAAACCCCTGGAAGGCAAACTCTATTATTGCGGTTATGATGTGGAGAAGATTATCCGGGAACTGGAGATTGAGAAGAGATTTGGTTTTGAGGAAGTTATATTTCTATTGCTTACCGGGCTATTGCCCTCGGAGGAATACCTTAATCTTTTTTCCCAGGAACTGGCCAAACGCCGCAGGCTCACCAAGGCTGAAAGGAGCATTATTATGCAGGAGGTTGAGGACCACAATCATATGTCCGTCCTCCATAGCGCTATTTCTCATCTGAGCCGTTGTGATCCCAATCCCGACTCGACGGAATTCGGCGATGTTACCAACCAGTGTATCAATCTCATAGCGAAATTCCCCACCATTATTGCCAATTCGTATAACGTGGTAAAGTTTCGTGACGGCGGAGACCTCCATATAGTTCGTCCCAGCGAGGACCTGACAACGGCGGAAAATATTCTCTATATGATACATGGGGACCTGCCCGATACCTTTGACGCTCTTATGCTTGATAAAATTCTCATCCTCCACGCGGAACATGGCGGTGGCAACAATTCAACCTTTACCGTAAGGACCGTTTCTTCCAGTGGTGCCAATACCTACATGGCGCTCGCTACGGGCATAGCGTCTCTCAGTGGATATTTTCATACCGGATCCGATGAGTCGGTGATTGATATGATGAAGGATCTCAAAAAAAATGTTAAGAACAAGGACAGCGAAAAGCAACTGAGAACCTATGTCAATGCCCTTGTCCGGGAACATGTGGTGAACGGCGAGGGAAAGATCCCCGGGTTTGATCATGCAGTGTACACCCTTTCGGACCCGCGGTCCGTCATTCTCAGGGAACTGGCCGGGGAATATGCTCAACAGAAGGAAATGACAGGGGAATACCAGCTATTTTTTATGGTGGAAAAGATTCTAACGGAAGTCCTTTCCGAAGAACTGGGGCGACCCGTCTGTTCCAATATCGATTTTTATTCAGGTCTGTTGTACCAGATGATGGGCATACCCAGAGAACTATATACACCCCTTTTTGCCATGGCAAGGCTTGCCGGCTGGTCGGCGCACCGCCTTGAACAGCTGCGTGAGGGGAAGATAATCCGGCCCGCCTATATGCCGCCGAAGGAAGGGGATAAATCCTATATTCCCCTGGACAAGCGGGTTTGA
- a CDS encoding peptidylprolyl isomerase yields the protein MSDLIAKIETNRGTISIKLFSEKVPVTTANFVNLAKRGFYDNLSFHRVIADFMIQGGCPLGNGRGGPGYRFEDEFISDLRHDRPGMLSMANAGPGTNGSQFFITHVPTPWLDGKHTVFGTVVSEDDQKIVNSISQGDSIKSISVEGDVSALLEGAKDRLEEWNKTLDASFKGLR from the coding sequence ATGAGTGACTTAATCGCAAAGATCGAAACAAACAGGGGAACCATATCAATCAAACTGTTTTCAGAAAAGGTGCCGGTAACAACGGCAAATTTTGTCAATCTGGCCAAGCGCGGGTTTTATGATAATCTCAGCTTTCATCGCGTTATAGCCGATTTCATGATCCAGGGAGGATGCCCCCTGGGAAACGGACGCGGTGGTCCCGGGTACCGTTTTGAGGATGAATTTATATCGGACCTCAGGCATGACAGGCCGGGCATGCTGTCCATGGCCAATGCCGGCCCCGGAACGAACGGCAGCCAGTTTTTCATCACCCATGTGCCGACGCCATGGCTCGACGGGAAGCACACCGTATTCGGCACCGTGGTAAGTGAAGATGATCAGAAGATCGTAAACAGCATCAGTCAGGGGGATTCGATTAAAAGTATCTCAGTGGAAGGCGATGTATCGGCCCTCCTGGAGGGAGCAAAGGATCGCCTTGAAGAGTGGAATAAAACCCTGGACGCGAGTTTCAAGGGGCTGCGGTAG
- a CDS encoding alpha/beta hydrolase yields MIGKSGKISLIIFAAALVLAPIAVNIHGDIPVEKIKEKYAIPESRYMELQGMQVHYADEGKGFPLVLIHGTSSSLHTWDGWTRKLKKDFRIIRMDIPAYGITGPNRTNDYSPSSYVAFLKEFLDRLGIRKCHIAGNSLGGGIAWSFTAAYPDMISRLILIDSAGYFRHTSPPLVFRITRAPVIGALTRYLTPRYFVKKSLLEVYGDDSKVTDELIDRYHDMALREGNRDAFIARAKMTHVNPYETAKIKIISVPVLIMWGSADKWIAPEYARRFRNDLKNSRLIMYEGIGHVPMEEIPEKTAGDAGKFLRGV; encoded by the coding sequence ATGATCGGTAAATCAGGCAAAATCAGTCTTATCATCTTCGCGGCAGCATTGGTCCTGGCCCCCATTGCGGTAAACATACACGGTGATATTCCCGTAGAAAAAATAAAAGAGAAATACGCCATACCGGAATCGCGCTACATGGAACTTCAGGGCATGCAGGTCCACTATGCCGATGAAGGTAAAGGGTTCCCGCTTGTCCTGATACACGGCACCAGTTCATCTCTGCACACCTGGGATGGTTGGACACGGAAACTTAAAAAAGATTTCCGCATTATCCGAATGGATATTCCCGCTTATGGCATCACCGGTCCCAACAGGACCAATGACTATTCCCCCTCATCCTACGTGGCCTTCCTGAAGGAATTCCTGGACAGACTGGGTATCAGGAAATGCCATATAGCGGGCAACTCACTGGGCGGAGGTATCGCCTGGAGCTTTACCGCTGCATACCCGGACATGATATCACGACTTATCCTCATCGATTCGGCGGGATATTTCCGGCATACAAGCCCTCCCCTGGTTTTCAGGATCACACGAGCACCCGTAATCGGCGCGTTGACCCGTTATCTGACACCGAGATATTTTGTAAAAAAAAGCCTCCTCGAGGTGTACGGCGATGACAGCAAAGTCACCGATGAACTCATAGACCGCTATCACGACATGGCCCTGCGTGAAGGAAACAGGGACGCCTTCATAGCCCGGGCGAAAATGACGCACGTTAATCCCTATGAAACCGCCAAGATAAAAATCATATCAGTGCCGGTCCTCATCATGTGGGGCTCCGCAGACAAATGGATCGCGCCTGAGTACGCCCGCCGGTTCCGTAATGATCTGAAAAACTCACGACTCATCATGTATGAAGGAATCGGCCACGTCCCCATGGAGGAGATCCCCGAGAAAACAGCTGGTGATGCCGGTAAATTTTTAAGGGGCGTATAA
- a CDS encoding radical SAM protein produces MKSLTINRLESGGLITNYYCSSQCRHCLYACSPRWEKKYIKMPEAREAFRKIIELGCYSIHIGGGEPFLNIESLKQVLKTAYEENIRIEYVETNSSWYHDRAGTVEILSSLKKFGLSTLLISMSPFHNEYIPFSKVKGVLEACEEAGVYTFPWVQNFYDDINSFDDTKPHSLDEYLQAFGPDYLRQVPSRVWMHMGGRAITLFQESLPGIDTEEIIASSQPCDELADVTHFHFDCFGNYLPGLCSGMAIARSDLGKPLDSGKYPFITILHEQGIGALLEYARREHEFISKNHYISKCHLCLDIRKYLVLAMNVQSADLAPEEFYLFT; encoded by the coding sequence ATGAAATCACTCACCATCAACCGCCTGGAATCGGGCGGTCTTATAACCAACTATTATTGCTCTTCCCAGTGCCGTCACTGCCTCTATGCGTGTTCACCCCGGTGGGAAAAAAAGTATATTAAAATGCCGGAAGCGCGGGAGGCCTTTAGAAAAATAATTGAGCTTGGCTGCTACTCCATCCATATAGGCGGTGGAGAGCCCTTCCTCAATATTGAATCATTGAAACAGGTACTAAAAACGGCTTACGAAGAAAATATCCGCATCGAATATGTGGAAACCAACTCGTCATGGTACCACGACAGGGCCGGGACCGTGGAAATCCTTTCGTCTCTGAAAAAATTCGGACTCTCTACACTCCTCATTTCCATGAGCCCCTTTCACAACGAATACATCCCCTTTTCCAAAGTCAAGGGCGTGCTGGAAGCCTGCGAGGAAGCCGGCGTATACACGTTCCCCTGGGTCCAAAACTTTTATGACGACATCAACTCCTTTGATGATACGAAGCCCCATTCCCTCGATGAATACCTGCAGGCCTTCGGCCCTGATTATCTCCGGCAGGTACCCTCGCGCGTATGGATGCACATGGGCGGCAGGGCAATTACCCTTTTTCAGGAGAGCCTGCCGGGGATCGACACTGAAGAAATTATCGCATCCTCACAACCCTGCGACGAACTGGCCGATGTAACTCATTTTCATTTTGACTGCTTCGGCAATTACCTGCCGGGACTCTGCAGCGGCATGGCCATCGCCAGATCCGATCTGGGCAAACCGCTCGATAGCGGGAAGTACCCCTTCATCACTATCCTCCATGAACAGGGCATCGGCGCCCTGTTGGAATACGCCCGGAGGGAGCACGAATTTATTTCAAAAAACCACTATATCTCGAAATGCCATTTGTGTCTCGATATACGCAAGTATCTTGTCCTGGCCATGAATGTCCAGTCAGCGGACCTGGCGCCGGAGGAGTTTTATTTATTTACCTGA
- a CDS encoding threonine transporter RhtB: MIEYNALLMFISASLLLAFAPGPDNIFVLSQSIAYGRSTGIKITLGLCTGLIVHTVIVALGVSVIFRTSLIAFNILKYAGAAYLLYLSILTFRHASKSSDLKNTGESPSLHLYRRGIIMNITNPKVSIFFMAFLPQFANPGNGSMTLQLFLLGLIFIAVTMLVFGLISFLAGAIGKWLSQSARFEKILNLFAGTVLAALAVTLATTRQ, translated from the coding sequence ATGATCGAATACAATGCCCTGCTCATGTTCATTTCGGCCTCCCTGCTGCTGGCCTTCGCGCCGGGCCCCGACAATATTTTTGTGCTCTCCCAGTCCATCGCCTATGGCAGATCGACGGGGATTAAAATAACCCTGGGGCTGTGCACCGGCCTTATCGTGCATACCGTCATTGTGGCCCTGGGAGTCTCCGTCATATTCCGTACATCCCTCATCGCCTTCAACATACTGAAGTACGCCGGTGCCGCATACCTGCTCTATCTCTCGATACTCACATTCCGTCACGCCTCAAAGAGTTCTGATTTAAAAAACACCGGCGAAAGCCCGTCGCTGCACCTTTACCGGAGAGGAATAATCATGAACATTACCAATCCCAAGGTATCGATCTTTTTCATGGCCTTCCTCCCCCAGTTCGCAAATCCCGGGAACGGCTCCATGACGCTCCAGTTATTCCTCCTGGGACTTATCTTCATTGCCGTAACCATGCTGGTCTTCGGGCTCATCAGTTTTCTCGCAGGCGCCATTGGCAAATGGCTGTCACAATCGGCGCGGTTTGAAAAAATACTGAACCTTTTTGCCGGAACGGTTCTGGCGGCCCTGGCGGTAACACTGGCCACAACACGACAATAA
- a CDS encoding TetR/AcrR family transcriptional regulator, whose protein sequence is MHICFMKDSSLKKLPPPGRKKIIDALRVLLESKDFSSIKIADIAGTAGVTEPLIYKYFKDKRDVLHSLLQEYLEISLKNSTDELNKISGSINKLNHFIKYYVRSCDTDRVLARVVLLEVRNSYDYYESAPYHLFKKYGELILSIIQEGVKEGELREDISPLAMRHLLFGSIDRACLNPVIFNTKFNVNAVIREMTTLIFDACRKR, encoded by the coding sequence ATGCATATCTGCTTCATGAAGGATTCATCATTAAAAAAACTACCTCCCCCGGGCAGAAAAAAAATCATTGACGCCCTGCGGGTCCTGCTGGAATCAAAGGATTTCAGTTCCATCAAGATAGCTGACATCGCCGGTACTGCCGGCGTCACGGAGCCGCTTATATACAAGTATTTTAAGGACAAACGAGACGTGCTTCACAGCCTGCTCCAGGAATATCTTGAAATATCGCTTAAGAACAGTACGGATGAATTAAATAAAATCAGCGGGTCCATCAACAAGCTCAACCATTTCATAAAATATTATGTTCGCTCCTGCGACACCGACCGGGTTCTGGCCAGGGTGGTCCTCCTGGAAGTAAGGAATTCTTATGATTACTATGAAAGCGCGCCTTACCATCTTTTCAAAAAATACGGGGAACTGATTCTTTCCATCATTCAGGAAGGAGTTAAAGAGGGGGAATTACGGGAAGATATCTCCCCACTGGCCATGAGACATCTGCTCTTTGGCAGCATTGACCGGGCATGCCTTAATCCTGTCATCTTTAACACAAAATTCAACGTAAACGCCGTAATCCGGGAAATGACCACCCTGATTTTCGACGCCTGCAGAAAGCGATAG